The following proteins are co-located in the Takifugu flavidus isolate HTHZ2018 chromosome 16, ASM371156v2, whole genome shotgun sequence genome:
- the eapp gene encoding LOW QUALITY PROTEIN: E2F-associated phosphoprotein (The sequence of the model RefSeq protein was modified relative to this genomic sequence to represent the inferred CDS: deleted 2 bases in 1 codon), with translation MNRLEMKPPEFDSYEIEEPSDEERASSSSEDELDVLLNGTPDQKKKLIREYLTGESESSSGDDFEKEMEAELSSTIKTMEGTWGPPATEEPGGGGGSLHNARMYDEVYFDSDSEEEDKPGSSTGRRQKQRIIKSNDELLYDPDEDDRDQAWVDARRRRYNGRNRAVSGSKPHPRHAQALPSSDAILNCPACMTTLCLDCQRHEKYRTQYRAMFVMNCTVKPDEVLRYQTKSDRKQRNRKRRKVETTPEEAAELTPAGMDADETYHPVCCTECSTEVAVLDKDEVYHFFNILASHC, from the exons ATGAACAGACTTGAAATGAAGCCGCCGGAGTTCGACTCCTATGAAATCGAGGAGCCGAGTGATGAGGAGCGGGCCAGCAGCAG TTCGGAGGACGAGCTGGACGTGCTGCTGAACGGGACTCCGgaccagaagaagaagctgatcAGAGAATATCTAACGGGGGAAAGTGAATCATCAAGCGGCGATGACTTCGAGAAGGAGATGGAGGCGGAGCTCAGCTCGACCATCAAGACTATGGAGGGAACCTGGGGACCACCAGCAACAG AAGAACCTGGCGGTGGCGGCGGTTCTCTCCACAACGCCCGGATGTACGACGAGGTCTACTTTGACTCggactcagaggaggaggacaagccAG GGAGCTCCACGGGCCGCAGGCAGAAACAGCGGATCATAAAAAGCAACGATGAGCTGCTGTACGACCCCGACGAGGATGACAGGGACCAGGCCTGGGTGGACGCCAGGAGGCGGCG GTATAACGGCAGAAATCGG GCGGTGTCGGGTTCCAAGCCCCACCCTCGACACGCTCAGGCGTTGCCCAGCAGCGACGCCATCCTCAACTGTCCCGCCTGCATGACGACGCTCTGCCTCGACTGTCAGAG ACATGAGAAGTACCGGACTCAGTACCGGGCCATGTTCGTCATGAACTGCACGGTGAAGCCGGACGAGGTGTTGCGGTACCAGACGAAGtcggacaggaagcagaggaacaggaaaaggaggaaggtTGAGACGACACCCGAGGAGGCGGCTGAGCTGACGCCAGCGGGGATGGACGCCGATGAAACGTACCACCCGGTCTGCTGCACCGAGTGCTCCACCGAGGTGGCCGTGTTGGACAAGGACGAGGTTTACCACTTCTTTAACATCCTGGCCAGCCACTGCTGA